In Drosophila santomea strain STO CAGO 1482 chromosome 2L, Prin_Dsan_1.1, whole genome shotgun sequence, a single window of DNA contains:
- the LOC120452375 gene encoding protein UXT, with amino-acid sequence MQINPKIHTEAQIKNEQDANQARISQIEEFINDVLKEDLRQLEKCIGQFNEEIMEYVQLKNTLQTFDSHLTDGYKTQVNIGSNVFMQARVRKMDSILVNVGKNVYLEMSIPEAERFSDTRVKILTKQSDVLREESVKKRAQIKMALIAISERAKLIQQDENK; translated from the exons atgcaaataaatcCAAAAATCCACACAGAAGCGCAAATAAAAAACGA GCAGGATGCAAATCAGGCGCGCATCTCACAAATTGAGGAGTTCATCAACGATGTGCTGAAAGAGGACCTCAGACAGCTGGAAAAGTGCATCGGACAGTTCAACGAGGAGATCATGGAATATGTGCAGCTGAAGAACACCCTCCAGACCTTCGACAGCCACCTAACAGATGGCTACAAAACGCAAGTCAATATAGGCAGCAACGTATTCATGCAAGCTCGCGTCCGGAAAATGGACAGCATTCTGGTCAATGTGGGCAAGAATGTGTACCTGGAGATGAGCATTCCGGAGGCAGAACGCTTCAGCGACACCCGCGTCAAGATCTTGACCAAGCAATCCGATGTCCTGCGCGAAGAAAGCGTCAAGAAAAGGGCCCAAATCAAAATGGCACTAATAGCAATCAGCGAAAGAGCCAAACTAATTCAGCAGGATGAGAACAAGTAG
- the LOC120456856 gene encoding DNA polymerase delta subunit 3, whose protein sequence is MSLRKALDDCMIDFDRCVLVTDLLEEYKLSYKEVNDVLEAYIKDQEHDIKFEKRFLVHGKRKKQGSDSGEDLYSVVLESKVQDWLAKVQDAESQLYSVKIAGGTKAPAPIFKPMQHLEVKLAKVEQRPGAGKRVPSANGVALSNAVKSEPIKSEPSKSVVKLEPSKSSLKSETSKPGAEKSAGAKGKSSPENQKTSPKDQASKAKPALVKKGSINSFFTAAASKPKDVKETPSKPASGTMDNFFKKHPAGAKKSSPENEDKSKKEAKEASKKTALSPTKKPSRANTSMQLFNEESAESSDEEEKLDKLRRKVIESDNESDPEKPSSSKRRRISDSEDEEQPPKKTADEEVISMDEKMDTEPASETYLDEDGFVITQRKPTKAQQVKKMVSPKAASPVNKKKSPPTTAKAGKDAPKTKQAGIMNFFSKK, encoded by the coding sequence ATGTCGCTTAGAAAGGCTCTCGACGATTGTATGATTGATTTCGACCGCTGTGTGCTGGTCACCGATCTTCTGGAGGAGTACAAGCTGTCCTACAAGGAGGTGAACGATGTGCTGGAAGCCTACATCAAAGATCAGGAACACGACATTAAATTCGAGAAGAGATTTCTGGTCCATGGCAAGCGCAAGAAGCAAGGATCCGATTCCGGGGAAGATCTGTACTCTGTAGTGTTGGAGAGCAAGGTGCAGGATTGGCTGGCAAAAGTCCAGGATGCGGAGTCCCAACTTTATAGTGTGAAAATTGCCGGTGGCACTAAAGCGCCGGCCCCGATTTTTAAGCCTATGCAGCATTTGGAGGTGAAGTTGGCCAAGGTGGAGCAGCGTCCTGGAGCGGGAAAGAGAGTGCCCAGTGCAAATGGAGTGGCCCTCAGCAATGCAGTGAAGTCCGAACCCATTAAATCGGAGCCATCAAAGTCTGTGGTTAAGTTAGAACCTTCAAAATCGTCACTTAAGTCAGAGACATCAAAGCCAGGAGCAGAAAAGTCAGCAGGCGCCAAGGGCAAGTCCTCTCCGGAGAACCAGAAGACCTCGCCCAAGGATCAGGCCTCTAAAGCCAAGCCTGCATTGGTTAAAAAGGGTAGCATTAATAGCTTCTTCACAGCGGCGGCTAGCAAACCAAAGGATGTCAAGGAAACGCCCAGCAAACCGGCTTCCGGCACCATGGACAACTTCTTTAAGAAGCATCCTGCAGGAGCAAAGAAGTCGTCACCGGAAAATGAAGATAAATCCAAGAAGGAGGCTAAGGAAGCCTCAAAGAAGACGGCCCTCAGTCCCACAAAAAAGCCTTCAAGGGCAAACACCTCCATGCAACTGTTTAACGAGGAGAGCGCTGAATCCTCTGACGAGGAGGAAAAGTTGGACAAGCTCCGGCGAAAGGTTATCGAATCGGACAACGAATCCGATCCGGAGAAGCCCTCGTCCTCCAAGCGGCGACGAATCAGCGACTCTGAGGACGAGGAGCAGCCACCCAAGAAGACCGCCGATGAAGAAGTCATCTCGATGGACGAGAAAATGGATACGGAACCGGCCAGTGAAACCTATCTGGACGAAGATGGTTTCGTTATCACGCAACGAAAACCGACAAAAGCCCAGCAAGTCAAGAAAATGGTTTCCCCAAAGGCTGCATCCCCCGTcaacaaaaagaaatcacCTCCTACAACCGCCAAAGCTGGAAAAGATgcgccaaaaaccaaacaagcCGGCATCATGAACTTTTTTTCTAAGAAGTAA